A part of Candidatus Thorarchaeota archaeon genomic DNA contains:
- a CDS encoding site-specific DNA-methyltransferase: MTVNDGKSDSSSSGASSSGYVPNLAEFYFEPTHDWSAKEAHMLYEEKGNEIPSELCNQVYYQDCITAMNELPNGCIDLVVADPPFGIEFDGKSSVYNRNENHVVDGYEEIDESYSEFTIRWMAELPRLLKDYGSAYVFSGWSNLESVLKGGRLAGLSVLNHIVWKYPFGVFTRKKFVTSHYHVLLFVKNSESYFFNKIEHYPLDVWNIKRQYRAGRAKNGTRLPLEVVMRCIDYSSRPG, translated from the coding sequence ATGACTGTGAATGATGGCAAGAGTGATAGCAGTAGTTCTGGCGCAAGTAGCTCGGGCTATGTTCCAAATCTTGCAGAGTTTTATTTTGAGCCAACTCATGATTGGTCAGCAAAAGAGGCCCACATGCTATACGAAGAAAAGGGGAATGAGATCCCATCAGAGCTCTGTAATCAAGTATACTATCAAGATTGTATCACCGCGATGAATGAGCTTCCTAACGGATGTATTGACCTAGTAGTTGCGGATCCGCCCTTTGGGATAGAATTTGATGGCAAAAGCAGTGTCTACAATAGAAATGAGAATCATGTAGTAGATGGTTACGAGGAAATTGACGAGTCGTATTCTGAGTTTACAATCCGTTGGATGGCTGAGTTGCCACGTTTACTCAAAGATTATGGGTCTGCATATGTTTTCAGCGGCTGGAGTAACTTGGAATCAGTTCTGAAGGGTGGCCGCCTAGCAGGGCTTTCCGTCCTCAACCATATTGTGTGGAAATACCCCTTCGGTGTATTTACACGAAAGAAATTCGTAACAAGTCACTATCATGTACTGCTTTTTGTCAAGAACTCAGAATCCTATTTTTTCAACAAAATTGAGCATTATCCTCTAGACGTTTGGAATATCAAACGACAATATCGTGCTGGTCGTGCAAAGAACGGGACCCGACTCCCTCTTGAAGTGGTGATGAGATGCATCGACTACTCTTCTCGTCCTGGAG
- a CDS encoding amidohydrolase family protein — protein MSSIIVSNGTVVTPSSKGMKIIEDGAVAIEGSQIEGIGKTFEIESRFSPEIEIDATGKAILPGFVDAHIHTPLSLFRGLAQDVPESEWMTKAIDPLANKMTKKAAITGSKLTVIEGLKAGTTCFCDYATSMADLVKNVYLGAGVRANVCSTINEVGTEKEGKGILYPFDRARGEKRLKENIELVKKWQGAGNGRITCLFGPQAADMLSRDFLLQVRDAAIEYDLPIHMHVAQGQRERGQMMERYGKSTVNFLNEIGYLDDRLIAVHCHDTTKKELALLTKNNVRMVGCPGSIGMIDGIVPPLANFKRLGGVTGIGSDQCPPDGHNMFMEAKYASILSKTKHKDPTALPAWDALRMLTIGGARCHGLHRDIGSIEAGKKADLILIDIERANLVPIVKQPIRNIIPNLILHGKGSEVTTAIIDGKIVLQNGNTTTMDESTILKEAQKTASKLAEVAAEDFVKAGSELLTMKKIVSTSEE, from the coding sequence ATGAGTTCAATTATTGTTAGTAATGGTACTGTTGTAACGCCTAGCTCAAAAGGAATGAAAATCATAGAAGATGGTGCCGTCGCAATAGAAGGGAGTCAAATCGAGGGGATTGGAAAAACCTTCGAAATTGAATCAAGATTCTCACCTGAAATCGAAATCGACGCTACGGGAAAGGCGATTCTTCCAGGATTCGTAGATGCTCACATTCACACCCCTTTGAGCCTATTTAGAGGACTCGCACAGGATGTGCCTGAATCCGAGTGGATGACCAAAGCAATCGACCCTCTGGCAAACAAGATGACCAAGAAGGCAGCAATTACCGGTTCCAAGCTCACCGTTATTGAGGGGCTCAAAGCTGGAACTACATGCTTCTGCGACTATGCCACATCGATGGCGGATTTGGTCAAGAATGTATATCTTGGCGCCGGAGTTCGTGCAAATGTTTGTTCTACCATCAATGAAGTGGGTACAGAGAAGGAAGGAAAGGGTATACTCTACCCATTTGACCGTGCACGGGGAGAGAAAAGACTCAAAGAAAACATCGAATTGGTAAAGAAATGGCAAGGAGCGGGAAATGGGCGGATAACTTGTCTATTTGGCCCACAAGCTGCGGATATGTTAAGTAGGGATTTTCTTCTACAGGTCAGAGATGCTGCAATCGAGTATGATTTGCCCATTCACATGCATGTGGCTCAAGGCCAAAGGGAACGGGGGCAGATGATGGAGCGATACGGCAAGTCTACTGTGAATTTTCTGAATGAGATAGGCTACTTAGATGACAGACTGATAGCTGTTCACTGCCATGATACCACCAAGAAGGAGCTTGCTCTACTCACAAAGAACAACGTGAGAATGGTGGGTTGTCCCGGCTCCATCGGTATGATAGACGGAATCGTACCACCATTAGCGAACTTCAAAAGACTCGGAGGAGTGACAGGAATTGGCTCAGACCAGTGCCCACCGGATGGGCACAATATGTTCATGGAAGCGAAATACGCCTCAATTCTATCTAAAACTAAACATAAAGACCCAACCGCGCTACCAGCGTGGGATGCCCTACGAATGTTAACAATTGGTGGAGCTAGGTGTCATGGACTTCATCGGGATATAGGTTCAATCGAAGCAGGCAAAAAGGCTGATTTGATTCTCATCGATATAGAACGGGCTAATTTGGTACCGATTGTCAAACAGCCTATCAGGAATATCATTCCGAACCTGATATTGCATGGGAAAGGATCTGAAGTAACTACTGCGATTATTGATGGCAAAATAGTATTGCAGAATGGTAATACTACAACAATGGACGAAAGCACTATTCTAAAGGAAGCTCAGAAGACTGCTTCCAAGCTGGCTGAGGTGGCGGCGGAAGACTTCGTGAAAGCTGGCTCGGAGTTATTGACAATGAAGAAGATTGTCAGTACATCTGAAGAATAA
- a CDS encoding NERD domain-containing protein: protein MVRVLRKTRFSYLSGKAKFFRNGSIVLLISGTVIMLAVPHVGFLLGVLILALAMKYWREYSNYDAGMKGERLVSKALEELNDTYFLLEDVSLAWWEGNIDHVLVGTNGIFVIEVKNYRGRLSVHKDKWYHTRISGAGKKEIRSVSIQVKKNAANLNKILKDSLDTRFKNRLFVEPVIVFSNKKMKLETKEPTVLVVTLDKLIDTVRTHTVKHHYSTKEAATIARTIQQPCDET, encoded by the coding sequence TTGGTCAGAGTGCTGAGAAAAACCAGATTTTCTTATCTCTCAGGCAAGGCCAAGTTTTTCCGGAATGGATCTATAGTGCTCCTGATTAGTGGAACTGTTATTATGCTTGCAGTCCCGCATGTCGGTTTCCTGCTAGGTGTGCTCATACTAGCACTCGCCATGAAATATTGGAGAGAGTATTCTAATTATGATGCAGGCATGAAAGGAGAGAGATTGGTCAGTAAAGCACTGGAAGAACTAAATGACACCTACTTCCTTCTTGAAGATGTTAGCTTAGCTTGGTGGGAAGGGAATATCGATCATGTTCTGGTGGGGACCAATGGTATTTTCGTAATAGAAGTGAAAAACTATAGAGGCAGGTTATCTGTTCACAAGGACAAATGGTATCATACAAGGATATCGGGGGCAGGTAAGAAAGAGATTCGTAGTGTCAGCATACAAGTGAAGAAAAATGCAGCTAATCTGAACAAGATTCTAAAAGATTCTCTTGACACTCGATTCAAAAATCGCCTTTTTGTTGAGCCAGTAATCGTTTTCAGCAACAAAAAAATGAAACTCGAAACCAAGGAACCTACAGTACTCGTTGTTACATTGGACAAGCTGATTGATACTGTACGGACACACACGGTGAAGCATCACTATAGCACAAAGGAAGCTGCTACCATAGCGAGAACCATACAGCAACCCTGTGATGAAACCTAA
- a CDS encoding histidinol phosphate phosphatase yields the protein MIDEKNKRKLLDFAVRSAEEAGKLTLEYFRGSFDVERKEDKTPVTVADKRAGRMIRDTIESTYPDHSILGEEYDDKMTDSPIRWIIDPIDGTQSFVRGVPLYAVLIAVQYEEQPLLGVIHVPPLHETVAAAIGIGCFHDGEACQVSNTDSLADAWVQVTDVVSLARHRPVLFDKLSAKAGFLRTWGDAYGYLLVATGRSDVMLDPVMELWDIAPLMPIITEAGGHFGDLDGNQIGFGKSALACAPKLWKEFLELT from the coding sequence ATGATTGATGAAAAAAACAAACGGAAACTGCTTGACTTCGCGGTGAGGAGCGCTGAAGAAGCGGGCAAGTTAACACTTGAATACTTCCGGGGGTCCTTTGATGTGGAAAGAAAAGAGGACAAAACTCCCGTAACGGTAGCCGACAAGAGAGCGGGAAGGATGATCAGGGATACCATAGAGTCGACGTATCCTGACCATTCGATTCTTGGAGAAGAGTACGATGATAAGATGACAGATTCTCCCATTAGGTGGATTATAGACCCCATTGATGGAACACAGTCATTTGTCCGTGGAGTGCCCCTGTATGCGGTTCTGATAGCAGTTCAGTATGAAGAACAGCCGCTTCTAGGAGTCATTCATGTTCCGCCCCTCCATGAAACCGTTGCAGCCGCCATAGGCATAGGATGCTTTCATGATGGTGAAGCATGTCAGGTGTCAAACACAGATTCGCTTGCAGATGCGTGGGTACAGGTTACTGATGTAGTCTCACTTGCGAGACATAGGCCTGTCCTCTTTGACAAGCTCTCAGCAAAGGCTGGTTTCCTTAGGACATGGGGAGATGCCTATGGATACTTGCTTGTAGCGACTGGGCGTTCAGATGTTATGCTAGATCCGGTCATGGAACTCTGGGATATTGCTCCGTTAATGCCCATCATAACAGAAGCAGGAGGTCATTTCGGGGATCTCGATGGGAATCAGATTGGCTTCGGAAAATCGGCTCTGGCGTGTGCTCCCAAACTTTGGAAAGAATTCTTGGAACTTACATGA
- a CDS encoding actin family protein: MNLAEDEYLGAKPIVIDNGTGLSKNGYAGEDQPRSVWPTLIGYPRYESIMTDVDHYTRDYYIGEEAINLRGVLRLVYPITHGVIDDWDAIEKIWSYTFYNDLKVDPSENPVLLTEAPFNPRENRERMASVMFDNFGVPAVYVATQAVLSLYASGRTTGLVIDSGDGVTHIVPIYEGFAITHAIRRIDLAGRDITEYLRRLLRQRGYTFVSGAEKEIVRDIKEKLCYVALDPEKERQVADKAGVDKPYMLPDGETITIGAERFQAPELFFNPSAIGLDTIPMDDHIVESIKQCDVDLRRELYANIVLSGGSTMFPGIKERLHKEVSEQLPENLEVRIIAPPERQYSVWIGGSILASLKTFQKMWVSKKEFEEAGPEVIHRCI; the protein is encoded by the coding sequence ATGAATTTGGCGGAAGACGAGTACTTGGGCGCGAAGCCCATTGTGATTGATAACGGTACAGGCCTGAGTAAGAACGGATATGCAGGCGAAGATCAACCCCGTAGTGTTTGGCCTACACTGATTGGCTACCCCCGATACGAGTCAATAATGACTGACGTTGACCATTACACTCGGGACTACTATATCGGTGAAGAGGCGATCAACCTACGTGGTGTCCTTCGATTGGTGTATCCTATTACCCACGGTGTGATTGATGACTGGGATGCGATTGAGAAGATATGGTCCTACACTTTCTATAATGACTTGAAGGTGGACCCCAGCGAAAATCCAGTACTGCTTACTGAGGCACCATTCAACCCACGAGAAAACAGAGAGCGCATGGCATCTGTCATGTTTGACAATTTTGGAGTTCCTGCAGTTTATGTGGCAACACAGGCTGTCCTATCCCTCTACGCATCGGGCAGAACTACAGGACTCGTTATTGACTCGGGAGATGGTGTTACTCACATTGTACCTATCTACGAGGGCTTTGCTATTACTCATGCAATCAGGCGAATCGATCTGGCAGGTCGTGACATAACAGAATACCTCCGGAGACTCCTGAGACAGCGTGGTTACACCTTCGTAAGCGGTGCAGAAAAAGAGATTGTGAGAGATATCAAGGAGAAGCTTTGCTACGTTGCACTTGATCCTGAGAAGGAAAGACAGGTTGCCGACAAGGCTGGCGTAGACAAACCGTACATGCTGCCTGACGGTGAGACTATTACCATCGGCGCAGAGCGGTTCCAGGCACCAGAGCTCTTCTTTAATCCCAGTGCAATCGGACTTGACACCATCCCGATGGATGATCACATTGTCGAGTCAATCAAGCAGTGTGACGTTGACTTGCGACGTGAGCTTTATGCCAACATCGTATTGTCTGGTGGTTCAACCATGTTCCCAGGTATAAAGGAGAGACTCCACAAGGAGGTTTCCGAACAGCTACCTGAGAACCTCGAGGTTCGCATCATTGCACCTCCTGAGAGACAGTACTCAGTTTGGATTGGCGGCTCCATCCTTGCTTCACTAAAGACCTTCCAGAAGATGTGGGTCAGCAAGAAAGAGTTCGAAGAAGCTGGACCGGAAGTCATCCACCGCTGTATCTGA
- a CDS encoding winged helix-turn-helix transcriptional regulator: MFVKTPEKAIRQEIESVRVRRVILEQLEKGKKTGSQLRDAIKRDMIARQGDKDDDEVEVTDPKLYFNTKHLEKKGIISSSKEGRKRVYELSPKAIQPVRKVLKFSRPNILITSIAMPDDQRPLAKWLSRDERIDVEIVRIFVSERRFSRGVQRSLSRFIPNDCDESWETTWHEIPDTLLHSTVVEGHGNLQGIYEHIEKIALQDMEKYNLIVDVSMGPAVIVLALFMLASDYSLEAVYLDRTERGRFHTLQLVPRG; encoded by the coding sequence ATGTTCGTGAAAACTCCTGAAAAGGCTATTCGCCAAGAAATAGAAAGTGTTCGCGTCCGTAGAGTAATTCTAGAGCAACTAGAAAAGGGGAAGAAAACTGGAAGTCAACTCAGGGATGCAATAAAGAGAGATATGATTGCCCGACAAGGTGACAAAGACGATGATGAAGTAGAAGTTACTGATCCTAAGCTCTATTTCAATACCAAGCATCTTGAGAAAAAGGGAATAATATCCAGCTCCAAGGAGGGTCGGAAAAGAGTATACGAACTTTCTCCCAAAGCTATTCAACCAGTTCGGAAGGTCCTCAAGTTTTCCAGACCCAACATTCTCATCACATCTATTGCAATGCCAGATGATCAGAGACCTCTTGCCAAGTGGCTAAGCAGGGATGAAAGAATAGATGTTGAGATAGTCAGGATTTTCGTCAGCGAGCGTCGTTTCTCCAGAGGGGTCCAACGGAGTCTGAGTAGATTCATTCCCAATGATTGTGATGAATCGTGGGAAACTACATGGCATGAAATACCAGACACACTTCTGCACAGTACCGTAGTAGAGGGGCATGGGAATCTACAAGGTATTTACGAACATATAGAGAAGATAGCTCTCCAAGACATGGAGAAATATAATTTGATTGTTGATGTGTCCATGGGCCCAGCTGTTATCGTGTTAGCTCTTTTTATGCTTGCATCAGACTACTCACTTGAAGCTGTATACCTGGATAGAACAGAAAGAGGGAGATTCCACACCCTTCAGTTAGTTCCGAGAGGATAG
- a CDS encoding HD domain-containing protein, producing MRDNVDRDLTRLIRITGMRGDAIASAKASGGEKWEAVQKRLEAHNELIAMGESHTRQKAIQDPVHGPILFEPWELDLISSWEMLRLRFVKQLGPAHMVYPGATHTRFQHCLGTNYLAQKCIGVVNYCDDLDTAKFHPLSCLLDEHHQKIFRATALLHDIGHPPASHTIEFALQSYANITHVDLGEYLILNSSITDILENHNIDPSKIVDILQRRTNDPKMLLIADFLDSPLDLDKTDYLIRDAHFSGVQLGVFPAERVMLTNRVVRNREGYYLRAFMLKALHSLEALILSRNWMFSDLYLHHAVRVAEALLSKATYFRMKEEELSLNECVGLFTRMTDGDLYRWLRESRIDFIREYAARFRYRRLFKVAVARPLSAFAPHIEDNLLSLNEDIDALIEAEQQLSEEPGSVILDVVKPELGAKTLLNIPLLVGGEKTGLEILDLEDTEEGKPLAHAIAQQERTIPSVRVYTSPHMIDEIRNRFDRLYPVSNKNIHRQDEYDMYET from the coding sequence ATGCGTGACAATGTAGATAGGGATCTTACACGACTCATTCGAATCACAGGTATGCGAGGGGATGCTATCGCCTCCGCTAAGGCATCTGGTGGTGAGAAGTGGGAAGCGGTTCAGAAGCGATTGGAAGCCCATAACGAGCTAATTGCCATGGGCGAATCTCACACACGACAGAAAGCTATCCAAGATCCTGTTCATGGCCCCATTCTTTTCGAGCCCTGGGAACTGGATCTAATCTCTTCTTGGGAAATGTTACGACTACGTTTTGTAAAGCAACTAGGGCCCGCACATATGGTTTATCCTGGAGCCACGCATACACGATTTCAACATTGCTTGGGTACAAACTACCTTGCCCAGAAATGTATCGGGGTTGTCAATTATTGTGATGATTTGGATACTGCCAAATTTCATCCCCTTTCTTGCCTTTTGGATGAGCACCATCAGAAGATATTCCGGGCCACAGCTTTGCTTCATGATATAGGCCATCCGCCGGCATCACACACAATTGAATTTGCACTGCAATCCTATGCGAATATAACTCATGTAGATCTTGGCGAGTACCTTATTCTGAACAGTAGCATCACGGATATTCTGGAAAACCACAATATTGACCCATCTAAAATTGTTGATATCCTGCAGAGAAGAACCAACGATCCGAAAATGCTGCTGATTGCTGATTTCTTGGATAGCCCATTGGACTTGGACAAAACCGATTATCTAATTCGTGACGCTCATTTTAGTGGTGTGCAGCTAGGTGTATTCCCGGCTGAAAGAGTAATGCTAACAAATCGTGTAGTACGGAATCGCGAAGGGTATTATCTCCGGGCTTTCATGCTCAAAGCACTTCACTCTTTGGAAGCGCTCATACTCAGCAGAAACTGGATGTTCAGTGACCTGTATTTGCATCATGCAGTGCGAGTTGCTGAAGCCTTATTGTCAAAGGCAACCTATTTCCGAATGAAGGAGGAGGAACTTTCATTAAATGAGTGTGTGGGTCTATTCACTAGAATGACCGATGGGGATCTTTATCGTTGGCTTAGAGAATCTCGGATTGACTTTATTCGAGAATATGCTGCACGTTTTCGCTATCGTCGTTTGTTCAAAGTTGCTGTGGCTAGACCCTTGAGCGCTTTTGCACCCCATATCGAAGATAACCTCTTGTCTCTGAATGAGGATATTGATGCACTTATTGAAGCTGAGCAGCAGTTATCCGAAGAGCCGGGGTCTGTTATTCTCGATGTTGTTAAGCCCGAATTGGGAGCGAAGACTTTACTGAATATACCCCTCTTAGTTGGGGGAGAGAAAACAGGCCTTGAAATCTTGGATTTGGAAGATACAGAGGAGGGAAAACCCCTAGCACACGCTATTGCTCAGCAAGAACGAACCATTCCCTCAGTACGAGTTTATACTTCGCCTCATATGATTGATGAGATACGAAATAGGTTTGATCGATTATACCCTGTTTCTAACAAAAACATACATCGACAGGATGAGTATGACATGTATGAAACTTGA
- a CDS encoding CDP-alcohol phosphatidyltransferase family protein — MSPSRYRLRKIFRRPVLAVARPLASANASPSSITYLALFMSIMAFLSLNLNGIQWLYGVLVFLVGFLDGVDGAVARLQECASNQGAFIDSVSDKLSEFVILLAIALAYPSQTIFTLSVPLWVLLGTVSWLMTSYTRSRAEALEVEDIDVGLGARSERLMLLVIFAVLQLLLYGLVAVTLLGILTAAYRFHHYSSLLQAPAVEL; from the coding sequence ATGTCTCCCAGCCGATATAGATTGCGGAAAATATTTAGAAGACCTGTCCTTGCTGTAGCAAGACCACTTGCCAGTGCGAATGCATCTCCAAGTTCAATTACTTATCTTGCACTTTTCATGTCCATCATGGCTTTTCTATCTCTAAACTTGAATGGTATTCAATGGTTGTATGGTGTGCTCGTTTTCCTAGTTGGATTTCTTGATGGTGTCGACGGTGCAGTTGCTAGATTACAAGAATGCGCATCAAATCAAGGAGCGTTCATAGACTCTGTAAGCGATAAGCTTTCTGAGTTCGTCATTCTTCTTGCAATCGCCCTTGCATATCCTTCTCAGACGATATTCACGCTGTCCGTTCCTCTTTGGGTACTGCTAGGTACTGTGAGTTGGCTTATGACAAGCTATACTCGATCCCGGGCAGAAGCTTTAGAGGTTGAAGATATTGACGTTGGTCTTGGGGCCCGATCAGAACGCCTTATGCTTCTGGTTATCTTTGCAGTTCTGCAACTGCTTCTCTATGGATTGGTTGCAGTAACGCTGCTAGGGATCCTAACTGCAGCCTATCGATTTCATCATTACTCATCTTTGCTGCAAGCTCCCGCTGTTGAATTATGA
- a CDS encoding NDP-sugar synthase yields the protein MTSGGLEIRAVLLAAGEGKRLKPLTDDFPKALVQIGDATLIDMLIDSYESAGVASLTLGVGWQGDVLRNYLQERQSGMDIEVVDVPDYEDGPLITLTTVLRTIEDQSVIVGPVDHLMDKNLLRNTLERYHSKNSPEDIILAVDPLAEKGTEVFLDETGSVVGLGKPVGEYDSTARSVMLMIISKNRYRTFIESAGKGVLRVSEALNQFINKGVKVGYIPVEGNWFDIDTVQDVLQANRFVLRHMQESVNAPISIDHGDSMEFGQSLALPTEVFIERGVSLHGPVLIQENCRIAKNAIIGPDVIMAKGAEIGANCRIANTILFNKARLKKNTKLQDAIVFDSEVLYSEE from the coding sequence ATGACTTCAGGGGGCTTAGAGATTAGAGCGGTACTACTTGCTGCAGGAGAAGGAAAACGTCTGAAACCTCTTACGGATGATTTTCCTAAAGCTCTTGTTCAGATTGGCGACGCAACCTTGATTGATATGTTGATTGACAGCTACGAATCGGCAGGGGTAGCGTCTCTTACTTTGGGGGTAGGTTGGCAGGGAGATGTACTTCGGAATTATCTGCAGGAACGGCAATCTGGAATGGATATCGAAGTTGTTGATGTTCCTGATTATGAAGATGGCCCTCTAATCACACTGACCACGGTATTGAGAACCATTGAAGACCAATCCGTAATTGTAGGACCCGTAGATCATCTGATGGATAAGAATCTCCTCAGGAATACATTGGAACGGTATCATAGCAAGAATTCCCCTGAAGACATTATTCTAGCGGTTGACCCCTTGGCCGAAAAGGGAACTGAAGTGTTTTTGGACGAGACTGGTTCAGTAGTTGGGCTTGGCAAACCGGTTGGAGAGTACGATTCGACGGCGCGATCTGTAATGTTGATGATTATTTCGAAGAATAGATACCGCACATTCATTGAATCTGCTGGCAAAGGAGTTCTGAGAGTATCCGAAGCACTGAACCAATTCATCAATAAGGGCGTAAAGGTGGGGTATATACCTGTAGAAGGAAATTGGTTTGACATTGATACCGTTCAAGATGTACTGCAGGCTAACCGGTTTGTGCTCCGTCATATGCAAGAGTCCGTCAATGCGCCAATCTCTATAGATCATGGTGACAGTATGGAATTTGGTCAATCACTCGCACTTCCTACCGAAGTGTTCATAGAACGTGGAGTTTCATTGCATGGGCCAGTTCTGATACAAGAGAACTGTAGAATCGCCAAGAATGCGATAATTGGTCCAGATGTTATTATGGCCAAGGGAGCAGAAATTGGAGCGAATTGCAGAATCGCGAATACAATCCTCTTCAATAAAGCAAGACTGAAGAAAAACACCAAGCTACAGGATGCAATAGTGTTTGATTCTGAAGTACTCTATTCGGAGGAATAA
- a CDS encoding threonylcarbamoyl-AMP synthase has protein sequence MTTRTLDVSGVDDTDSAIKEAASILESGGLVVYPTDTCYGLACDPTNETALEKLVEVKRRDPDLGVPLLFSDYEQVKGYHDFSNLEHIIAKFFWPGALTLVVTAKKEIPQYVSGKRTTITVRVPAHPVPRGIAKEIGGPIVGTSANRHGGKTPFNISVAQEQLGDDIDLYLDGGESEAGKSSTIVGVSGSDIKVYREGELSIEELSNSLKVDTDALRYWTARIIYPEM, from the coding sequence GTGACAACACGAACCCTAGATGTCTCAGGCGTGGATGATACAGATTCCGCCATAAAAGAAGCAGCTTCGATTCTTGAATCCGGAGGGTTAGTAGTGTATCCTACCGATACATGCTACGGCCTAGCGTGTGATCCAACTAATGAAACTGCGCTTGAAAAGCTAGTTGAGGTCAAGAGAAGAGACCCAGACCTAGGCGTTCCCCTGTTATTTTCGGATTACGAACAAGTGAAAGGATATCATGATTTTAGCAATCTTGAACATATCATCGCCAAATTCTTCTGGCCAGGGGCACTTACACTTGTAGTTACTGCGAAGAAAGAAATCCCTCAATACGTATCGGGGAAAAGAACTACGATTACAGTCCGTGTACCTGCTCACCCTGTTCCGCGGGGTATTGCCAAAGAGATTGGGGGGCCAATTGTGGGAACGAGTGCTAACAGGCATGGAGGAAAAACCCCCTTCAACATCTCAGTAGCACAAGAACAACTTGGGGATGATATTGATCTTTACTTGGACGGGGGAGAATCCGAAGCAGGGAAAAGTTCGACCATAGTCGGTGTATCTGGCAGTGATATCAAAGTCTATCGTGAAGGCGAGTTGAGTATCGAGGAACTAAGCAACAGTCTGAAAGTCGATACAGACGCATTGAGGTACTGGACGGCACGTATCATCTACCCAGAAATGTGA
- a CDS encoding THUMP domain-containing protein, protein MQEFNLLVSTPRNRERAAISEVKYFIGDLLEDEDLEIEKTNVSGLVTCKTSLDPFRVVHKLEDFAEQNPFQFRFAIKFTPLEICIESNIDKMVQAAEELQDKIDERETFRVTVRKRHSDLDHMEIVNEVAEVFSNEVDLEEPDKTVWLEVIGERTGVSILKEEQDILSIMPMREEE, encoded by the coding sequence TTGCAGGAATTCAATCTGTTAGTCAGTACTCCTCGAAACAGAGAGCGGGCTGCGATATCTGAAGTCAAGTACTTTATTGGCGACTTGCTCGAAGACGAGGATTTGGAGATAGAGAAGACTAACGTATCTGGACTCGTAACATGCAAGACATCATTGGATCCATTTCGAGTAGTACACAAGCTTGAAGATTTTGCTGAACAGAATCCATTCCAGTTCCGTTTCGCTATCAAGTTCACCCCCCTTGAAATCTGCATTGAATCTAACATTGACAAAATGGTACAAGCTGCAGAAGAACTGCAGGACAAGATAGATGAGCGTGAAACATTCCGCGTCACTGTGAGGAAACGGCATTCTGACTTGGATCATATGGAAATCGTCAATGAAGTGGCGGAAGTCTTCTCTAACGAAGTCGACCTTGAAGAACCAGATAAGACAGTGTGGCTCGAGGTTATCGGAGAGAGAACAGGTGTTTCTATTTTGAAGGAAGAACAGGATATACTATCGATAATGCCAATGCGAGAAGAGGAATGA
- a CDS encoding phosphoribosyltransferase, translating into MEYLILSWQEVYNLTLQLSERVVDSGFKPDVIVGIARGGWIPARILSDVLYTNTMWNVRIEYYSDVGVAGREPKITQPISVSIENKNILLVDEVADTGDTLEHAIQHIEAQGVKEVRSAVLHLKPGSKIRPDYFMREVEAWTVYPWEHRESIIALVQKFKQEEPEFSIQEIREKLVFEVGFEPTTADYFMKRL; encoded by the coding sequence ATGGAATATCTCATTCTTAGCTGGCAAGAGGTATACAACCTAACTCTGCAGCTATCCGAACGTGTTGTTGATAGTGGATTTAAACCGGATGTTATCGTGGGTATCGCCAGAGGGGGCTGGATACCTGCCCGGATACTTTCAGATGTTCTTTACACAAACACAATGTGGAATGTACGGATTGAGTACTATTCCGATGTTGGAGTTGCTGGTCGAGAACCAAAGATAACTCAGCCCATCTCAGTATCCATAGAGAACAAGAATATCCTCTTGGTCGACGAAGTTGCTGATACAGGCGACACTCTTGAGCATGCCATTCAGCACATCGAAGCCCAAGGTGTCAAAGAAGTACGATCTGCTGTACTCCATCTCAAACCTGGCTCCAAGATTCGGCCGGACTATTTCATGCGAGAAGTTGAGGCTTGGACCGTGTATCCTTGGGAACACCGTGAATCTATTATTGCATTGGTACAGAAGTTCAAACAAGAAGAACCCGAGTTCTCAATACAAGAAATTCGCGAGAAACTTGTATTCGAAGTGGGTTTTGAACCAACTACGGCTGATTACTTCATGAAAAGACTCTGA